A genomic region of Bradyrhizobium sp. ORS 278 contains the following coding sequences:
- a CDS encoding NUDIX domain-containing protein gives MAGRQGQGGGAAAGLDFPRPLTTVDVVIFTIRQDALHVLLVRRGHAEGEPCPDAFALPGGFVDVARDADLAACARRKLAEKTGVVSPYLEQLGSWGSARRDPRGWSATHAYFALVPASAAEAAPAADAQWFPLQGTGVKPKLAFDHAEILEAAVQRLRNKVEYTSLPAYLMPEEFTLPELQRTYEIVLDRPLEKSAFRTRMLSADLIEPIAKMRKGPNRPAQLYRLKAAAAPVYFARTFNAPE, from the coding sequence ATGGCAGGACGGCAAGGGCAGGGCGGCGGGGCGGCGGCGGGGCTGGATTTCCCGCGCCCGCTGACCACGGTCGACGTCGTCATCTTCACGATCCGCCAGGACGCGCTGCACGTGCTGCTGGTACGCCGCGGCCATGCCGAGGGCGAGCCGTGTCCGGACGCATTCGCGCTCCCGGGCGGCTTCGTCGACGTGGCCAGGGATGCCGATCTCGCCGCTTGCGCGCGGCGCAAGCTCGCCGAGAAGACCGGCGTCGTCAGTCCCTATCTGGAGCAGCTCGGCAGCTGGGGCAGCGCCAGGCGCGATCCGCGCGGCTGGTCGGCGACCCATGCCTATTTCGCGTTGGTCCCGGCCTCAGCGGCCGAGGCGGCGCCGGCGGCCGATGCACAATGGTTTCCGCTCCAAGGCACCGGCGTGAAGCCGAAGCTCGCCTTCGACCATGCCGAGATCCTCGAGGCGGCCGTGCAGCGGCTGCGCAACAAGGTCGAGTATACCTCGTTGCCGGCCTATCTGATGCCTGAGGAGTTCACCCTGCCGGAGCTGCAGCGCACCTACGAGATCGTGCTCGATCGTCCCCTGGAGAAGAGTGCCTTCCGCACCCGCATGCTCTCAGCCGACCTGATCGAGCCGATCGCCAAGATGCGCAAGGGCCCGAACCGGCCGGCGCAGCTCTACCGGCTGAAAGCCGCTGCGGCGCCGGTGTACTTCGCGCGCACGTTCAACGCGCCAGAGTGA
- a CDS encoding methyl-accepting chemotaxis protein: MRLLDGLTIRTVLGLIIGALAVLLIGSLATGVVDALTRYQSAQRIARLAGADQQLFNTLIGFRLERGTFLATLAADGTADQAADTRIATNRELSEKAYKQVQDALAGFADARIASRLGSLVSTHDRLASLRADAERAIHQPKASRDMQLADSFRKAAQDYLDALLVTAADLEETMKLVDPVVDQMINVKQAAWAARNFGGQFAIRLENAAASGKPWTVAEIVGGAEDAGRQSQAWSQVLTAAARPDAPAALVDAVNRSKQADATAMAEQQAALIKALRNNQTVEVKFAELSKLNTALLSYSVDAANAVLAEMVAVAGRRISDARDSLILNAVMMVIALAVAFAGLLIVQRRISAAIRSLAAAMRRLADRDYTIDIAGINRGDEIGEMSRALAVFKDNMITGDRLASEKEAEQSRRERRQATVDHLIRQFEATVTSSLQTLTSASNELNSTAQSMSATADQGRTKASSVASDSERASGNVQMVAAATEELSASISEISRQVTESTSIAGAAAMQAEKTNDEVRALSDAAQRIGDVVALISGIAEQTNLLALNATIEAARAGEAGKGFAVVAAEVKTLANQTAKATEEITSQVAGIQSATKASVDAIQAISSTIQRVNQIAAAIAAAVEQQGAATREIARNVQQASEGTNAVSHNISSVSEATAATGQAAGGVLDSVRTLSKLSADLRHDVDQFVSQLRAA; this comes from the coding sequence ATGCGCCTGCTCGACGGCCTGACGATACGGACGGTTCTCGGCCTGATCATCGGTGCGCTTGCGGTTTTGCTGATCGGCAGCCTCGCGACCGGCGTGGTCGACGCGCTGACCCGCTATCAGTCCGCGCAACGGATCGCGCGGTTGGCCGGCGCCGACCAGCAGCTGTTCAATACCCTGATCGGTTTCCGGCTGGAGCGGGGCACGTTCCTGGCGACTTTGGCGGCCGACGGCACCGCCGACCAGGCGGCCGATACGCGCATCGCGACCAATCGCGAGCTGTCGGAGAAAGCCTACAAGCAGGTTCAGGACGCGCTCGCCGGCTTTGCCGACGCCAGGATCGCAAGCCGCCTCGGCAGTCTCGTTTCGACCCATGATCGTCTGGCATCGCTGCGGGCCGACGCGGAGCGGGCCATCCATCAGCCCAAGGCCTCGCGCGACATGCAGCTGGCGGACTCGTTCCGCAAGGCCGCGCAGGATTACCTCGATGCGCTGCTGGTCACCGCAGCCGATCTCGAAGAGACCATGAAACTGGTCGATCCGGTCGTCGACCAGATGATCAACGTCAAGCAGGCGGCCTGGGCTGCGCGCAACTTCGGCGGCCAGTTCGCGATCCGGCTCGAAAACGCGGCGGCGTCGGGCAAGCCGTGGACGGTCGCGGAGATCGTCGGCGGCGCCGAGGATGCCGGCCGCCAGAGCCAGGCCTGGAGCCAGGTGCTCACGGCGGCGGCGCGTCCCGACGCGCCGGCCGCGCTGGTAGATGCGGTCAACCGCTCGAAGCAGGCGGACGCGACGGCAATGGCCGAGCAGCAGGCCGCGCTCATCAAGGCGCTTCGCAACAACCAGACCGTCGAGGTCAAGTTCGCCGAACTGTCCAAGCTCAACACCGCACTGCTCTCCTACAGCGTCGATGCGGCCAATGCCGTGCTTGCTGAGATGGTGGCCGTGGCCGGCCGTCGCATCAGCGATGCGCGTGACAGCCTGATCCTCAATGCCGTCATGATGGTGATCGCGCTCGCCGTGGCTTTCGCCGGACTGTTGATCGTCCAGCGCCGCATCTCCGCTGCGATCCGCTCGCTGGCAGCGGCGATGCGCCGGCTGGCGGATCGCGATTACACTATCGATATCGCGGGCATCAATCGCGGCGACGAGATCGGCGAGATGTCGCGGGCGCTCGCGGTGTTCAAGGACAACATGATCACCGGCGACCGCCTCGCCAGCGAGAAGGAGGCCGAGCAGAGCCGGCGCGAGCGCCGCCAGGCCACGGTCGACCATCTCATCCGGCAGTTCGAGGCGACCGTCACCTCGTCGCTGCAGACCCTGACCTCCGCGTCGAACGAGTTGAACAGCACGGCGCAATCGATGTCGGCGACGGCGGACCAGGGCCGCACGAAAGCGTCTTCGGTGGCCTCGGATTCCGAGCGCGCCTCCGGCAACGTGCAGATGGTCGCAGCGGCGACCGAGGAACTGTCGGCCTCGATCAGCGAGATCAGCCGCCAGGTGACCGAATCCACCTCCATCGCCGGCGCGGCAGCGATGCAGGCAGAGAAGACCAATGACGAGGTGCGGGCGCTGTCGGATGCGGCGCAGCGCATCGGCGACGTCGTCGCGCTGATCAGCGGCATCGCCGAGCAGACCAACCTCCTGGCCCTGAACGCGACCATCGAGGCGGCGCGGGCCGGCGAGGCCGGCAAGGGCTTTGCGGTCGTCGCGGCCGAGGTGAAGACGCTCGCCAACCAGACCGCCAAGGCGACAGAGGAGATCACCTCGCAGGTCGCCGGCATCCAGTCGGCGACGAAGGCCTCGGTCGATGCCATCCAGGCGATCTCCTCGACCATCCAGCGCGTCAACCAGATTGCCGCGGCGATTGCGGCCGCGGTCGAGCAGCAGGGCGCCGCGACGCGCGAGATCGCCCGCAACGTGCAGCAGGCGTCGGAGGGAACCAACGCGGTGTCGCACAACATCTCCAGCGTCTCGGAAGCCACTGCCGCCACCGGCCAGGCCGCCGGAGGGGTGCTCGACTCCGTCCGCACGCTGTCGAAGCTCTCGGCCGACCTGCGCCACGACGTCGACCAGTTCGTGAGCCAGCTCAGGGCGGCCTAA